A genomic segment from Janthinobacterium sp. 64 encodes:
- a CDS encoding coniferyl aldehyde dehydrogenase — protein MPDVANNMELKNAELAAALAVQRAACRAHPVPTLAERKRDLQTLQRFIREHKDALCEAISADYGNRSRHETLLAEIFPAIDGIDHVLKQLKKWMKPQRRSVDWRNFPGARNRVLPQPLGVVGVIVPWNFPVNLSFVPLTYIFAAGNRAMVKMSENSRHLAQLLIETMPAYFPPEKLQFFDETGGVGIAFSQLPFDHLLFTGSGQTGRAVMAAAARNLCPVTLELGGKAPAIVCADFDVRTAAERILFVKYLNAGQICTSVDHAWLPEASIAAFVEHARQIMPTRYPRLDTPDYTSIIDEAAFERLLQALDEARERGAQVISLLPGPAWDRATRKIAPHIVLDAPADSLLLTREIFGPILPLRGYAHLDTVIDSINAGPRPLAIYPFSNNKQTVQLLIDRVMSGGVSVNDALFHVGQHDLPFGGVGESGMGHYHGVEGFHTFSKLRPVFYQARYSALTLLRPPYGKLASRVLAFLTR, from the coding sequence ATGCCTGATGTCGCAAACAACATGGAGCTGAAGAACGCCGAGCTGGCTGCCGCCCTGGCCGTGCAGCGTGCCGCCTGCCGGGCCCACCCCGTACCCACGCTGGCCGAGCGCAAACGCGACCTGCAAACCTTGCAGCGCTTCATCCGCGAGCATAAAGACGCGCTATGCGAGGCGATCAGCGCCGATTATGGCAACCGCTCCCGGCACGAAACCTTGCTGGCGGAGATATTCCCCGCCATCGACGGGATCGATCACGTACTGAAACAGTTGAAAAAATGGATGAAACCGCAACGCCGCAGCGTGGACTGGCGCAATTTTCCAGGCGCCCGCAACCGCGTGCTGCCCCAGCCGCTGGGCGTGGTGGGCGTTATCGTGCCGTGGAATTTCCCCGTCAACCTGAGCTTCGTGCCCTTGACCTACATCTTCGCCGCCGGCAACCGCGCCATGGTCAAGATGAGCGAGAATTCGCGCCACCTGGCGCAGCTATTGATCGAGACGATGCCCGCCTATTTCCCGCCTGAAAAACTGCAGTTCTTTGACGAGACGGGCGGCGTTGGCATCGCTTTTTCGCAACTGCCGTTCGACCACCTGCTGTTTACGGGTTCCGGCCAGACGGGCCGCGCCGTCATGGCGGCGGCCGCGCGCAATCTGTGCCCCGTGACGCTGGAGCTAGGCGGCAAGGCGCCGGCCATCGTCTGCGCCGATTTTGACGTGCGCACGGCAGCCGAACGCATTTTGTTTGTCAAATACCTCAACGCGGGACAGATCTGCACCAGCGTCGACCACGCCTGGCTACCCGAGGCCAGCATCGCCGCCTTCGTCGAGCATGCGCGCCAGATCATGCCCACGCGCTACCCGCGGCTGGACACGCCCGACTACACCTCCATCATCGACGAGGCCGCCTTTGAGCGCCTGCTGCAGGCGCTCGACGAAGCGCGGGAACGGGGCGCGCAAGTGATTTCGCTGCTGCCCGGCCCTGCATGGGACCGCGCCACGCGCAAGATCGCGCCGCACATCGTGCTCGACGCGCCCGCAGACAGCCTGCTGCTGACGCGCGAAATCTTCGGCCCCATCCTGCCGCTGCGCGGCTATGCCCACCTTGACACCGTGATCGACAGCATCAACGCGGGGCCGCGCCCGCTGGCCATCTATCCGTTCAGCAACAATAAGCAGACTGTGCAGCTGCTGATCGACCGGGTGATGTCGGGCGGCGTGTCCGTCAACGACGCGCTGTTCCACGTGGGCCAGCACGACCTGCCCTTCGGCGGCGTGGGCGAGTCCGGCATGGGCCACTACCACGGCGTGGAAGGTTTTCACACTTTCAGC
- the trxC gene encoding thioredoxin TrxC: MTPTTPDSLHIVCPHCDAVNRLPAARLIEQPTCGKCQKDLFTGQPVDLASARFLKHIERSDIPVLVDFWAPWCGPCRSMAPFYVQAAKTLEPAFRVVKVNTEASPDLGSRFNIRSIPTLALFLRGVEVARQPGAIDANAIVAWARDKARL; the protein is encoded by the coding sequence ATGACCCCGACCACGCCAGACTCCCTGCACATCGTGTGCCCCCATTGCGACGCCGTCAACCGTTTGCCGGCCGCGCGCCTGATTGAACAGCCCACTTGCGGCAAGTGCCAGAAGGATTTGTTTACGGGCCAGCCCGTGGACCTGGCCAGCGCCCGTTTCCTCAAGCATATCGAACGCAGCGACATTCCCGTGCTGGTGGATTTCTGGGCGCCCTGGTGCGGCCCGTGCCGCAGCATGGCGCCATTCTATGTGCAAGCCGCGAAGACCCTGGAGCCGGCATTTCGCGTCGTCAAGGTCAATACGGAAGCGTCGCCGGACCTGGGCAGCCGTTTCAATATCCGCAGCATTCCCACCTTGGCCCTGTTTTTGCGCGGCGTGGAAGTGGCGCGCCAGCCGGGCGCCATCGATGCGAATGCCATCGTCGCCTGGGCCAGGGACAAAGCCCGCTTGTGA
- a CDS encoding MarR family winged helix-turn-helix transcriptional regulator yields the protein MKLEQKYTALLADVQRRASGLDMTQSTARLRLCFEVLGLASAIDGDCASRLGRHGLSEGKFVLLSLLRDVPGGLSPHELAERAGVTRGTITGLLDGLERDGFLARHPDQVDRRKLLVRLSVKGEAAAATLVDEHAQWIASLFADFTAEEMQLLSALLEKAWRKTDRGAA from the coding sequence ATCAAACTCGAACAGAAATACACGGCCCTGCTCGCTGACGTGCAGCGCCGCGCCAGCGGTCTCGACATGACGCAGTCCACGGCGCGCCTGCGCCTGTGCTTTGAAGTGCTGGGCCTGGCGTCCGCCATCGATGGCGATTGCGCCTCACGCCTGGGCCGGCATGGCTTGTCGGAAGGGAAATTTGTCTTGTTGTCCCTGCTGCGCGACGTGCCGGGCGGCCTGTCGCCGCATGAACTGGCCGAACGGGCAGGCGTGACGCGCGGCACCATCACGGGCTTGCTCGACGGCCTGGAACGCGACGGTTTCCTGGCGCGCCATCCTGACCAGGTCGACCGGCGCAAGCTGCTGGTGCGCCTGAGCGTCAAGGGAGAAGCTGCGGCAGCCACCCTGGTCGATGAGCACGCGCAGTGGATCGCCAGCCTGTTTGCCGATTTCACGGCCGAGGAAATGCAGTTGTTGAGCGCGCTGCTGGAAAAAGCCTGGCGCAAGACGGACCGAGGTGCGGCATGA
- a CDS encoding HEAT repeat domain-containing protein, which translates to MSRGVADIAPARLALLNGGSVASATLTEGLAIDFTELLAAAVPGIGGARLDRMRAQATAGITKRMALAAQLLLEAGADPAVLQAHPSDTVRGWVCFVIAAQAGLSLPQRLAAMRPLADDGHFGVREWAWLALRPRLAAQLDEAITLLAPWTADPSERVRRFACEALRPRGVWCAHIAQLKERPQLALPLLQPLRADPAVYVQDSVANWLNDAAKSQPDWVRSLCAQWRLESPVAATQRICKRALRSIS; encoded by the coding sequence ATGAGTCGTGGCGTCGCCGACATCGCTCCCGCGCGCCTGGCCCTGCTGAATGGGGGCAGCGTGGCCAGCGCTACCCTGACGGAAGGGCTGGCCATCGATTTCACCGAGCTGCTGGCCGCGGCCGTGCCCGGTATTGGCGGCGCCCGGCTGGACCGGATGCGCGCGCAGGCCACCGCCGGCATCACCAAACGCATGGCCTTGGCGGCGCAATTGCTGCTGGAAGCCGGCGCCGACCCGGCTGTGCTGCAAGCCCACCCGTCCGACACGGTGCGCGGCTGGGTCTGCTTTGTCATCGCCGCCCAGGCTGGCTTGAGCTTACCGCAGCGGCTGGCCGCCATGCGGCCGCTGGCCGACGATGGCCACTTCGGCGTGCGCGAATGGGCCTGGCTGGCGCTGCGGCCCCGTCTGGCGGCGCAGCTTGACGAGGCAATCACCTTGCTGGCGCCGTGGACGGCGGACCCGTCGGAAAGAGTGCGCCGCTTTGCCTGCGAAGCGCTGCGCCCGCGCGGCGTGTGGTGCGCGCATATCGCCCAATTGAAGGAACGGCCGCAGCTGGCCTTGCCCCTGTTGCAGCCCTTGCGCGCCGACCCGGCCGTCTACGTGCAGGATTCCGTGGCCAACTGGCTCAACGATGCAGCCAAGAGCCAGCCGGACTGGGTGCGCAGCCTGTGCGCGCAATGGCGGCTGGAAAGCCCCGTTGCCGCGACACAGCGCATCTGCAAGCGCGCCTTACGTTCGATTTCTTAA
- a CDS encoding DUF6616 family protein, which yields MHYLLELYSPKPAWLALDGAARQSYFATVGAGMAALSGSGAEALAMGAIDGGKLHAATQQFYAVWRFPDEAALDALLAGIAATGWHDYFETINAAGPAVDFPAHLAQLAAA from the coding sequence ATGCATTACCTGCTAGAACTGTACAGCCCGAAACCGGCCTGGCTGGCCCTCGATGGCGCCGCACGCCAATCGTATTTCGCCACGGTGGGCGCCGGCATGGCGGCCTTGTCGGGCAGCGGCGCCGAAGCGCTGGCCATGGGCGCCATCGACGGCGGCAAGCTGCACGCGGCTACCCAGCAATTCTATGCCGTCTGGCGCTTCCCGGACGAGGCGGCACTGGACGCCTTGCTGGCCGGCATCGCCGCCACGGGCTGGCATGATTACTTTGAGACCATCAATGCGGCGGGACCGGCCGTGGATTTCCCCGCGCACCTGGCGCAGCTGGCCGCCGCCTAA
- a CDS encoding DUF1287 domain-containing protein, which translates to MPTKLLSTLMLALAPMLASAIPATPQALVAAARKQVGVTVQYDPRYERLAYPGGDVPLERGVCTDVVVRAYRQLGQDLQVLVHEDMRKAWQVYQQQGRWQMKGPDRNIDHRRVPNLGTYFARHGTSLRPSKEANAYRAGDIVTWRLPRNLTHIGIVSDKQSWSGVPLIIHNIGEGAREENILFSYPITGHYRWQPR; encoded by the coding sequence ATGCCGACCAAACTGCTTTCCACCCTGATGCTTGCCCTGGCGCCCATGCTGGCGTCGGCAATCCCTGCCACCCCGCAAGCGCTCGTCGCCGCCGCCCGCAAGCAGGTGGGCGTCACCGTGCAGTACGATCCGCGCTACGAACGGCTCGCCTATCCGGGCGGCGACGTACCGCTGGAGCGGGGCGTGTGCACGGACGTGGTCGTGCGCGCCTACCGCCAGCTGGGGCAGGACTTGCAGGTGCTGGTGCACGAAGACATGCGCAAGGCGTGGCAGGTGTACCAGCAGCAGGGGCGCTGGCAAATGAAAGGGCCGGACCGCAATATCGACCACCGCCGCGTGCCGAACCTGGGCACCTACTTTGCCCGCCACGGCACCAGCTTGCGGCCAAGCAAGGAAGCGAACGCTTACCGCGCGGGCGACATCGTCACCTGGCGCCTGCCGCGCAACCTGACCCACATCGGCATCGTCAGCGACAAGCAATCGTGGAGCGGCGTGCCGCTGATCATCCACAACATCGGCGAGGGCGCGCGCGAGGAAAATATTCTGTTCAGCTATCCGATCACGGGACACTACCGCTGGCAGCCGCGTTGA
- the pdxR gene encoding MocR-like pyridoxine biosynthesis transcription factor PdxR produces the protein MELHILIDGTRDLGGQLYRQLSAAIRSGRLTDGQQLPPSRLLASQLGLSRKTVSDVYDKLGYEKLLVGKVGVGSFVQTPHASPQRRHASTPLASAQRIARWEATPTPLRRASQETPARYAFIGGRATPSHFPQDEWRACMLHALRQGGQARGRYGPVEGLPALRAAIAGHAAFSRGIHCTEEQVLVTSGAQQALHLLALTLLEPGDTVAVEEPGYPVARAVFASQGARVVGIEVDEDGLIVGQIPDGTRLIYVTPAHQFPLGMPMSMARRHALLERAQQMGAIIVEDDYDSAFRYEGRPEDALQSMDRYGIVAHVGSFSKIMLPELRLGYVVLPQALVPAVQTVKYLSDCHTASLGQHALAKFIGDGHLLRHIRRCHDIYAGRRERLQHWFNGPLAPWFRLVPASAGFHVAALAQAPLDIAELLRRARLADVSLYALSGFYHGTARHEGLFLGYGAIDKLDIDTALALVLTILQEIAPLPVNAAASGSVP, from the coding sequence ATGGAATTACATATCCTGATCGACGGCACGCGCGACCTGGGCGGCCAGTTGTACCGCCAGCTCAGCGCAGCCATCCGCTCGGGCCGGCTGACGGACGGGCAGCAATTGCCGCCTTCGCGCCTGCTGGCCAGCCAGTTGGGCCTGTCGCGCAAGACGGTGTCCGACGTGTATGACAAGCTCGGTTACGAAAAGCTGCTGGTCGGCAAAGTGGGCGTGGGCAGCTTCGTGCAGACGCCGCACGCGTCGCCGCAGCGCCGCCACGCCAGCACGCCGCTGGCCAGCGCGCAGCGCATCGCTCGCTGGGAAGCGACGCCCACGCCCTTGCGCCGCGCCAGCCAGGAAACGCCCGCGCGCTACGCCTTCATCGGCGGACGCGCCACGCCCTCGCACTTCCCGCAGGATGAATGGCGCGCCTGCATGCTGCACGCGCTGCGCCAGGGCGGCCAGGCGCGCGGCCGCTATGGCCCTGTGGAAGGCTTGCCCGCCTTGCGCGCGGCGATCGCCGGCCATGCCGCTTTCAGCCGCGGCATCCATTGCACCGAAGAACAGGTGCTCGTCACCAGCGGCGCGCAGCAAGCCTTGCACCTGCTGGCGCTGACCCTGCTGGAGCCGGGCGACACGGTTGCCGTGGAAGAACCTGGCTACCCGGTGGCGCGCGCCGTATTCGCCAGCCAGGGCGCCCGCGTGGTGGGCATCGAAGTGGATGAGGATGGCCTCATCGTCGGGCAGATTCCCGATGGCACGCGCTTGATCTATGTCACGCCCGCGCATCAATTTCCGCTGGGCATGCCGATGAGCATGGCGCGCCGGCATGCCTTGCTGGAGCGGGCCCAGCAAATGGGTGCCATCATCGTCGAGGACGATTACGACAGCGCCTTCCGCTACGAAGGCCGGCCCGAGGATGCGCTGCAAAGCATGGACCGCTACGGCATCGTGGCGCACGTGGGCAGCTTTTCCAAGATCATGCTGCCGGAATTGCGCCTGGGTTATGTGGTGCTGCCGCAAGCCCTCGTGCCCGCCGTGCAGACGGTGAAATACCTGAGCGATTGCCATACGGCCAGCCTGGGCCAGCATGCGCTGGCCAAGTTCATCGGCGACGGCCATTTGCTGCGCCACATACGCCGCTGCCACGACATCTATGCGGGGCGGCGCGAGCGGCTGCAGCACTGGTTCAACGGCCCGCTGGCGCCGTGGTTCCGTTTGGTGCCGGCCAGCGCCGGCTTCCACGTGGCGGCCCTGGCGCAGGCGCCGCTCGATATCGCCGAATTGCTGCGCCGCGCACGCCTGGCCGACGTCAGCCTGTATGCGCTATCGGGCTTTTACCATGGCACCGCCCGCCATGAAGGCCTGTTCCTCGGCTATGGCGCCATCGACAAGCTCGATATCGACACGGCGCTGGCCCTCGTGCTGACGATTTTGCAGGAAATAGCACCCCTCCCCGTCAACGCGGCTGCCAGCGGTAGTGTCCCGTGA
- a CDS encoding carboxymuconolactone decarboxylase family protein: MTQQRLDFTQASPDAVKAMYALEAAIARLGVEHSLLELIRLRASQINGCAFCVDMHTSDARKAGETERRLYAVSVWRETPFFTPRERAVLAWTEALTLLPQSQAPDDVYAALAQQLTQAEMVNVTLAIGSINTWNRLAVGFRKMPE; this comes from the coding sequence ATGACACAGCAACGACTCGATTTTACACAAGCTTCGCCCGACGCCGTCAAGGCCATGTACGCGCTGGAAGCGGCGATCGCCAGGCTGGGCGTGGAACACTCGCTGCTCGAACTGATCCGCCTGCGCGCCTCGCAAATCAATGGCTGCGCCTTTTGCGTGGACATGCACACGAGCGACGCGCGCAAGGCGGGCGAAACGGAGCGCCGCCTGTATGCAGTCTCCGTCTGGCGCGAAACCCCGTTCTTCACGCCGCGCGAGCGGGCCGTGCTGGCCTGGACGGAAGCGCTGACCCTGCTGCCACAAAGCCAGGCACCCGATGACGTGTATGCGGCGCTGGCACAGCAATTGACGCAGGCGGAAATGGTCAACGTCACCCTGGCCATCGGTTCCATCAACACCTGGAACCGCCTGGCCGTGGGCTTTCGCAAGATGCCCGAATAA
- a CDS encoding multidrug effflux MFS transporter, translating to MTKLLTWILAGLAMVGPLAIDTYLPSFPSIVQDFNASPLLVQQTLSFFLFTFAFMMLFYGTLSDSFGRRPVILVSLVLYVIASVGAALAPSLGWLLAWRVLQGLSAGAGSVIGRAIVQDRYSGAAAQKILSHIMMVFALAPAIAPVLGGWLQVGLGWRAIFWFLTAFGVLMFVVVWRALPESLPKEQRHAFHLGDIAVNYWKVLCHRQFLLLSTAIGAAFGGFALYIGSAAYFIINILHLPETAFAWLFIPLISGMVFGSALSAKIAHRYSQRQMIWAGFILMLVAAVANIGYNYFFAAEVPWAVLPLFFYSFALSLAMPPMTLMALNHFPNNSGLASSMQSFIQMLLFALVSGLVAPLLFDSALNLAYGVMAGLVVSLICWVFAQGKSDA from the coding sequence ATGACTAAATTATTAACCTGGATTTTGGCGGGCCTGGCGATGGTCGGACCGCTTGCAATTGACACCTATCTGCCGTCGTTCCCCTCCATCGTGCAAGATTTCAATGCCAGCCCCCTGCTGGTGCAGCAGACGCTGAGCTTTTTCCTGTTCACGTTCGCCTTCATGATGCTGTTTTACGGCACCCTGTCCGATTCGTTCGGCCGCCGTCCCGTGATTCTCGTCTCGCTGGTGCTGTATGTGATCGCCTCCGTGGGCGCCGCGCTGGCGCCGTCGCTGGGCTGGCTGCTGGCCTGGCGCGTGCTGCAGGGATTGTCGGCAGGCGCCGGCTCCGTGATCGGCCGCGCCATCGTGCAAGACCGCTATTCGGGCGCCGCCGCGCAGAAAATCCTGTCGCACATCATGATGGTGTTCGCGCTGGCGCCGGCGATTGCGCCCGTGCTGGGCGGCTGGCTGCAGGTGGGCCTGGGCTGGCGCGCGATCTTCTGGTTCCTCACGGCCTTCGGCGTGCTGATGTTCGTCGTCGTCTGGCGCGCACTGCCGGAGAGCCTGCCGAAGGAGCAGCGCCACGCCTTCCACCTGGGCGACATCGCCGTCAATTACTGGAAAGTGCTGTGCCACCGCCAGTTCCTGCTGCTGTCGACGGCCATCGGCGCCGCCTTCGGCGGCTTCGCCCTGTACATCGGCTCGGCCGCCTACTTCATCATCAACATCCTGCATTTGCCGGAGACGGCATTCGCCTGGCTGTTCATTCCCTTAATTAGCGGCATGGTGTTCGGTTCGGCCCTGTCGGCGAAAATCGCCCACCGCTACAGCCAGCGCCAGATGATCTGGGCCGGCTTCATCCTGATGCTGGTGGCGGCTGTCGCCAACATCGGCTACAACTACTTCTTTGCCGCCGAAGTGCCATGGGCCGTGCTGCCATTGTTCTTCTACTCGTTCGCCCTGTCGCTCGCCATGCCGCCGATGACCCTGATGGCGCTGAACCACTTCCCCAACAACAGCGGCCTGGCGTCGTCGATGCAATCGTTCATCCAGATGCTGCTGTTCGCGCTGGTCTCGGGCCTGGTGGCGCCGCTGCTGTTCGACAGCGCCTTGAACCTGGCGTATGGCGTGATGGCGGGGCTGGTGGTGAGTTTGATTTGCTGGGTGTTTGCGCAGGGTAAAAGCGACGCGTAG
- the epsC gene encoding serine O-acetyltransferase EpsC, with protein MHSIYPAAPADDTAQWNLGPVIQALRSSREDKHKIRHNGRVRELPSREALTTIVNGLSAALFPTHYGRPNLTDESIDYFVGDTLNTTLNRLSEQVRRGLLFSVPAGDEGDGASDDAALAQQARDITRAFAASLPAIRALLVSDVQAAYAGDPAATSVAEIMLCYPGTIAILYHRLAHRLHALGAPFLARLIADIAHTLTGIDIHPGARIGASFFIDHGTGVVIGETAIIGQRVRLYQAVTLGAKRFPADASGALIKGTPRHPIVEDDVVIYAGATVLGRITIGAGSTIGGNVWLTQSVPANSNVSQAQMRND; from the coding sequence ATGCACAGCATTTATCCCGCAGCGCCCGCCGACGACACGGCCCAGTGGAACCTGGGGCCCGTGATCCAGGCGCTGCGCAGCTCGCGCGAAGACAAGCACAAGATCCGCCATAACGGCAGGGTGCGCGAACTGCCGTCGCGCGAAGCGCTGACCACCATCGTCAACGGCTTGTCGGCGGCGCTGTTTCCCACGCATTACGGCCGGCCCAACCTGACCGATGAAAGCATCGACTATTTTGTCGGCGACACGCTCAATACCACCCTGAACCGCCTCAGTGAACAGGTGCGGCGCGGCTTGCTCTTTTCTGTACCTGCCGGCGATGAGGGTGATGGCGCCAGCGACGATGCGGCCCTGGCGCAGCAGGCGCGCGACATCACGCGCGCGTTTGCCGCCAGCCTGCCCGCTATCCGCGCCTTGCTGGTGTCGGACGTGCAGGCCGCGTATGCGGGCGACCCGGCCGCCACCTCGGTGGCCGAGATCATGCTGTGCTACCCGGGCACCATCGCCATCCTGTACCACCGCCTCGCGCACCGGCTGCACGCGCTCGGCGCGCCGTTCCTGGCGCGCCTGATCGCCGATATCGCGCACACCCTGACGGGCATCGACATCCATCCGGGCGCACGCATCGGCGCGTCCTTCTTCATCGACCACGGCACGGGGGTGGTGATCGGCGAGACGGCCATCATCGGCCAAAGGGTGCGCCTGTACCAGGCCGTGACCCTGGGCGCCAAGCGTTTTCCGGCCGACGCAAGCGGCGCGCTGATCAAGGGCACGCCGCGCCATCCCATCGTCGAGGACGACGTGGTCATCTACGCGGGCGCAACCGTGCTGGGGCGCATCACCATCGGCGCGGGATCGACCATCGGGGGGAATGTGTGGCTGACGCAGAGCGTGCCGGCGAACAGTAATGTATCGCAGGCGCAGATGCGCAACGATTAG
- a CDS encoding META domain-containing protein, protein MFKIARLIPLAAIVAITAGCAQTPVRSDAAAAAPGATSPAKPAPKLTGTPWKLKELKGKQVVRKAPEQREVTLHLAEGRASGHSGCNQMMGGYTSDGVSTLNFGQLAGTMMMCQPQDMDLERLLLTTLGEVNGYRYADQELLLLKDGVPVARYEALTVK, encoded by the coding sequence ATGTTCAAGATCGCCAGACTGATTCCCCTCGCCGCCATCGTCGCCATCACGGCCGGCTGTGCGCAAACGCCCGTGCGCAGCGACGCTGCTGCCGCCGCGCCAGGCGCCACCTCGCCCGCCAAACCGGCGCCGAAGCTGACGGGCACGCCGTGGAAGCTGAAGGAATTGAAGGGCAAGCAAGTGGTGCGCAAGGCGCCTGAACAGCGCGAAGTGACCCTGCATCTGGCCGAAGGCCGCGCCAGTGGCCACAGCGGCTGCAACCAGATGATGGGCGGCTACACCAGCGATGGCGTCAGCACCTTGAACTTTGGACAGCTGGCCGGCACCATGATGATGTGCCAGCCGCAGGACATGGACCTCGAACGCCTGCTCCTGACCACCCTGGGCGAAGTCAATGGCTACCGCTATGCCGACCAGGAATTGCTGCTGCTGAAGGATGGCGTGCCCGTGGCACGCTATGAAGCGCTGACTGTGAAGTAA
- the bla gene encoding subclass B3 metallo-beta-lactamase translates to MPSTLTRALAMTLLLAGPAAQAQTPGCDVCATRNADQAPFRIFGNTYYVGVKGLSSVLVTSPQGHVLIDGGLPESAPKIIANIAALGFRIEDVKLILNSHGHIDHAGGLAELQRRSDALVAASPSAALDLASGEVGPDDPQYHALPKYPPVKDMRLARDGGQFNVGPIQLTAHATPGHTPGGLSWTWQSCDGPRCLNMVYADSINAVSRPGFKFSASSEYPNAVADLRRSFETLEQLPCDVLISAHPEASQLWERLEASATSGSEAFIDPQACRAYVAAARTVLDARLEQER, encoded by the coding sequence ATGCCCTCCACTCTTACACGCGCGCTGGCCATGACCCTGCTGCTGGCAGGCCCCGCAGCCCAGGCGCAGACCCCGGGCTGCGACGTCTGCGCCACCCGGAATGCGGACCAGGCGCCGTTTCGCATCTTCGGCAATACCTATTATGTGGGCGTGAAAGGCCTCAGTTCCGTGCTGGTGACGTCGCCGCAGGGCCACGTGCTGATCGACGGCGGCTTGCCGGAATCGGCGCCCAAGATCATCGCCAATATCGCCGCCCTGGGCTTTCGCATCGAGGACGTCAAGCTGATCCTCAATTCGCACGGCCATATCGACCATGCGGGCGGCCTGGCCGAACTGCAGCGGCGCAGCGATGCGCTGGTGGCCGCCAGCCCGTCGGCCGCGCTGGACCTGGCGTCGGGCGAAGTGGGTCCCGACGACCCGCAATACCATGCGCTGCCGAAGTACCCGCCCGTCAAGGACATGCGCCTGGCGCGCGACGGCGGCCAGTTCAACGTCGGCCCAATTCAACTGACGGCGCACGCCACGCCGGGCCACACGCCCGGAGGCCTGAGCTGGACGTGGCAATCGTGCGACGGCCCCCGCTGTCTGAACATGGTCTACGCGGATAGCATCAATGCCGTTTCGCGTCCCGGCTTCAAGTTCAGCGCCAGCAGCGAGTATCCTAACGCGGTGGCGGACTTGCGCCGCAGCTTCGAGACGCTGGAACAGCTGCCCTGCGACGTGCTGATCTCGGCGCATCCGGAGGCGTCGCAATTGTGGGAGCGGCTGGAAGCGAGCGCCACGTCCGGCAGCGAGGCGTTCATCGACCCGCAGGCTTGCCGCGCCTATGTGGCGGCGGCGCGCACGGTGCTTGACGCGCGCCTGGAACAGGAGCGGTAG